A segment of the Bartonella henselae str. Houston-1 genome:
GTGAAGCCATATTCTTGAGCAAAATAGCCAAAGGCGTCATGAGATGTGATAATAATACGCTTATCTTTTGGAATGGTTGCAATCTTTGTTTTAAATGTTTCTTGTTTTTCTTTAAGTTTTTGGATGTAAGAGTTGGCGTTTTTGCTGTAGGTTGCACAGAATTGTTGATCGATTTTACAAAAAGCAGTGGCAATATTTTTAATATAAATTTCAACATTTGGGATAGTCTGCCAAGCATGTGGATCAATATTACTGTGGCGGTGTTGGGCACTCTGTTCTTGGTTTTTAATTTCGAGGGGGGAGATGTTAGCACTCACTTCAACAACCAGTGCTTTTGTACCACTTGCTGTGATGAGACGGTCAATGAAACCTTCTAAATGAAGTCCGTTGATGAAAATAATATGAGCCTTTTTAAGCTCTTGAGCATCACGGGGGGTAGGTTCATAAGTATGGGTATTTGCATTGGGACCAACGAAAGTAATCATAGAAATATGATCACCTCCTACATTTTTTACTAAGTCTGCAAGAATAGAAAAACTCGCGATAACTCTAATTTTATTATACGCAGAAGCAGAAAACGAAAAAAGCACAAGGAGTAAGAAGACTCCAAGCAGAACAAGTTTTTGAATAAGTCTAGGCACATTATTTCCTTAAAGTGGGCAGGAAGGTATAAAAGAGATTTGGAAACCATGATACAATAAAGCCACGTGGACTTATAAAGCATGAAAAAAGATAAATAAATCCTGCGGCAATAATGATAGCGGGACCAGAGGGAAGTGAGAGATGAAAAGAAAGCAGTAGACCACATATACTAGCAACGATTCCCAAAAGGGTGGAAAGTATGCAGATAGGGCCCAGACGCGAAAGCCAAAAGCGGGCTGTAATAGCTGGAATCATCATAATACCAACAGAAAGTAATGTTCCAAGTGATTGGAAGCCTCCCACCAAATTCAATACAACAAGTCCGAGCAATGATACATGAATATATTTACTCAGTGGAGAGAGTGATTTAAAAAAGAGAGGATCAAAGCTTTCCACTACGAGTGCGCGCCAGAAAATGCAAAGGTTGCACACTGTGATCAACATGATAGTGGTGATTAGTAAAAGGGCTTGTGTATCAATTGCGAGTACTGAGCCAAATAAGAGATGAAGCAGATCAATTGTTGAGTCTTTAAGTGAAACAATAATGACACCAGCTGCAAGTGCAATAAGATAAAAAACAGTCATTGATGCGTCTTCTTTCTGAAAGCTATTTCGTGAAATTAAGGCGGTTGCTAAAGCAACGATGATACCAGCTAGGATGCCACCAAGTGTCATAGATATGAGTGAGAATCCACAAAAAAGAAAAGCAATTGCAACACCAGGAAGAATAGCGTGAGATACAGCATCTCCTACTAAACTCATTCCACGCAGCATCAAAAATACGCCGACAGGACATGCGCTGATGGATAAGAGGATTGAACCGATAAGGGCACTTTGCATAAAATGGAAATCAACGAAAGGGGCAAGAAAAAATGCGTACACGTATTATAATCCAATAGAACAAGAATCATTGAAGGGAAGATATTGTTTTAGCACGCTGATACGAAAAGAGTTGGATATAACAGGTGATATAGCCTGGTGAATGGTGTCGGAGAAAAACTGTGTTGTTTCTCCATAGAAGGCATTTTGTTTATTAATTTGAATCATTTGTGGAAAATATTCTTGTACAATGAGGGGGTCATGGAGCGCTGTAAGAACTGTTCGTCCTTGTTTTTGCCAGTGTGCGATTAAAGTAAGAAGGTCTTTTTGGGTTTTACGATCTACACCATTGAAAGGTTCATCGAGCAAGATAAGATCGGCATCTTGTACAATAATACGTGCAAAAAGGGCGCGCTGTAATTGGCCACTTGAGAGCGTATCAAGTGAACGGGTGGCAAAAGCCGTGAGCCCAACTATTTCAAGTGCATTCTGAATTTTAGAGTAATAAGGGCGTTGGTTTTTCCATAATCCACAAAAAGACCATAGTCCCGTTTTTACAAGTGCTCTCACATCAATGGGAAATGTTTGATCTATATTACATTGCTGAGCAAGATAAGCAATTCGGCTTTTCTTTGGTTTTGTAATTTTTCCTTTGAGAGGTTTAATCAATCCGACTATAGCTTTTAATAGTGTAGATTTTCCAGCACCATTATCACCCATTATTGCTACTAACGATCCAGCTTTTAACTTTGCTGAAAAATTTTCTATTGCTATCCTGTTTCCATAGCCTAATGTTGCATCATTAAAATGCAGATTCATAATTCATACCGTTTCTATTATCTCTCTTAGGATAGATATGTAATAATATAACATTTGTCAACAAAATGTTATATTATTACATAGATTTTGGAACTAATTATTTTCGTGGGAAGATCGTGGAAAATTAAAAATAATGGTTGAATTTTCCTTGACGAAAGAGAGTGTGTGTATACTATATATAGTATTAAAAATGATTGGTGATTCTAAATAGGCACAAGTGAGGGTACAGTGTGTTTCGTTTGGCATCTAAGTTATTTCCATAATGTGATAGAAAAAAGTTTATTGACGCAAGAGGAAAGCAGTATTTCTGCTGAAGTATCTCTTGAGGGGTAATTCCGTTTCGTGTTTGTGAGTTGATTGTATCATAAACAGAGTAAAATTAGTGTTGAGGAGCGACTGCTGGAGACGTTTTAGGGGTCGTTGGTTTTTTTAGGCAGCAGGAGGGTATTGTAATGCAAGCAGAAGATTGTTTTATAACTGAGCTATTTTACCATTTTTGTTGTAAGATAATCATTTATTCTCGTTGTAATTTTAAAATTATTTGATGAGGATTTCTGTTACGTTCAGAAAGCTATGTATTGTTTGAACGAGAGTAGAGCTGCACATATTTGTGTATGCTTGCTGTTGTTTGTTATTCTTGAGTATCTATAAAATCGTCAAAATTAACTCTAAAAGAGTTAATTTTTTGGAATTTTGAAAGTTGAAAAAATGCCGGTCACTATTTATAGCAAACCATCTTGCGTCCAATGTGATGCTACACGCCGCGCTTTCGATGCTAAAGGCATTAATTATCGTGTGGTTGACATTTCTCGGGATGAACAAGCATATAGTTTTGTTCAGTCTTTAGGGTATCGTCAGGTTCCTGTAGTTGTTTGTGGTGAAAATCATTGGTCTGGTTTTAGACCAGATATGATTAGTGGTCTTTGTGTTTAATGGGACTTATCGTTTATTATTCGAGTGCAACGGGTAATACTGAGTATTTTGTTTCTCAGCTTGATCAACGACTCTTCAAAATTGATAAAAAAAAACCGTCGATGTTAGTTGATGAGCCTTATGTGTTGGTTGTTCCTACGTATGCAGATGGTGAAGGGAAAATGGCTGTGCCGAAAGCAGTTATTCGTTTTCTCAATGAAGATGAGAACCGAAAATTGATTCGGGGGGTCATTGGTGGTGGGAATCGTAATTTTGGTCGCTATTACAGCTTAGCGAGCAAGATCATTGCTGAAAAGTGTTTTGTGCCTTGTCTGTATCGTTTTGAGCTGCGTGGAACTGAGGAAGATATTATTTGTGTAAAGAAGGGATTGGAAAGATTTTGGAAACAGTTGGTATAGAACAGTCGCAGAAATCAGATCAGATCACGGATTATCATGCGCTGAATGCAATGCTTAATCTTTATGATGAAAATGGTCATATTCAATTTGATATGGATCGACTTGCTGCGCGACAGTATTTTCTCCAGCATGTTAATCAAAATACGGTTTTTTTTCATAATCTTAAGGAAAAAATAGACTACTTGATAGAAGAAGGTTATTATGAAAAAGCTTTGTTTGAGCTTTATGATTTTTCTTTTATCAAAAAGCTTTTTAAGCGTGCTTATGCGTTTAAGTTTCGCTTTCCTACTTTTTTGGGCGCATTTAAGTATTATACCAGCTATACACTAAAGACTTTTGATGGAAAGCGCTATCTTGAGCGTTATGAAGACCGTATCTGCTTGGTAGCTTTATATTTAGCGCAAGGGAATAAGGCTCTTGCTGAGAGCTTTGTGGATGAAATTATTACAGGACGGTTTCAACCTGCAACCCCGACATTTTTGAATGCAGGAAAAAAACAACGGGGCGAATTGGTATCGTGTTTTTTGTTGCGGGTTGAAGACAATATGGAATCGATAGGACGTTCGGTTAATTCAGCTTTACAACTTTCAAAGCGCGGTGGAGGGGTAGCGCTTTGTTTGACAAATTTGCGGGAAGCAGGGGCACCGATCAAGCAAATAGAAAATCAGTCTTCAGGTGTTTTACCGGTGATGAAACTTTTGGAAGATTCTTTCTCTTATGCTAATCAGCTTGGTGCACGGCAAGGTGCTGGTGCTGTTTATTTGCATGCCCATCATTTAGATATTATGAAATTTTTGGATACAAAGCGTGAGAATGCTGATGAAAAAGTCAGAATTAAAACTCTTTCGCTTGGTGTGATTATTCCTGATATTACTTTTGAGCTTGCGCGTAATAATGAGGATATGTATTTATTCTCATCTTATGATATTGAGCGTGTTACAGGCAAACCCTTTAGCGATATTTCTTTGACGGAGCATTATCGATCCTTTGTTGATAATGCAAAAATTCGTAAAAAGAAAATAAGTGCACGTGTCTTTTTCCAGACATTGGCAGAAATACAATTCGAATCAGGTTATCCTTATATCTTGTTTGAGGATACTGCCAACCGAGCCAATCCAATAGCTGGACGTATAAATATGAGCAATTTATGTTCAGAGATTTTGCAGGTGAATGAGGCGAGTGAACTAGAAGCGGATTTAACTTATCGCACAGTTGGAAGTGATATATCTTGTAATCTTGGTTCCATGAATATTGCAAAAGCAATGGACAGTGATGATTTTGGGCGGACGGTAGAAGCTGCTGTTCGTGCTCTTACTGCTGTGTCAGATATGAGTAATATCGCTTGTGTTCCTTCCATTGCAAAAGGTAATGCTGAAAGTCATGCAATTGGTTTGGGACAAATGAATTTGCATGGTTTTTTAGCACGTGAACAGATCTATTATGGATCTCCGGAAGCAATTGATTTTACAAATATCTATTTTTATATCGTAGCATATCACGCAATACGTGTTTCCAATTTAATTGCACGTGAACGTCAAAAAATGTTTGTAGGGTTTGAAAAGTCAGCTTACGCAGATGGTAGTTTTTTTGCTAAATATATTGAGCAGGAATGGAAACCACAATTTTCGCTTGTACAAGAGCTTTTTGCACGGAATAATATTGTGATACCAGACCAAAAAGATTGGCAGGAGCTGAAGAAATTAGTTATTGAGTACGGGCTTTATAATCGCAATCTTCAGGCAGTGCCGCCCACGGGGTCTATTTCCTATATTAATCATGCGACCTCTTCTATTCATCCGATTGCTTCAAAGATTGAGATTCGTAAAGAAGGAAAAATTGGACGCGTTTATTATCCCGCTCCTTATATGGATAATACGAATTTGGATTTTTATCAGGATGCTTATGAGATTGGTCCTGAAAAAATTATTGATACCTATGCTGCTGCTACACAGCATGTTGACCAAGGTCTTTCGTTAACGTTGTTTTTTCCTGATACGGCCACTACACGTGATATTAACCGCGCACAAATTTATGCCTGGAAAAAGGGGATAAAGAGTATTTATTATGTACGGTTGCGGCAAGTAGCGTTAAGTGGAACAGAAGTGGATGGCTGCGTTTCATGTAGTCTGTAGGAGATAATCATATGACAAAGATTACAACTAAAAATCCTGTTGTGTGCGCTGTCAATTGGAATAGATTGCATGATGAGAAAGATCTTGAGGTTTGGAATCGTTTAACGGGAAATTTTTGGTTGCCTGAAAAGGTGCCGCTTTCCAATGATATTCCTTCATGGGCAAGTCTAACGGAAGAAGAACGCAAGTTAACCATTCGTGTTTTTACAGGGTTAACACTTCTGGATACGATTCAAAATACTGTAGGTGCTATTTCGCTTATGGCTGATGCGATAACAGAGCATGAGGAGGCAGTGTTAACGAACATTGCTTTTATGGAAGCGGTTCATGCACGTTCTTATTCTTCTATTTTTTCAACATTGTGTTCGACGGTAGAAGTTGATGATGCTTTTAGATGGTCAGAGGAAAATATTCATTTACAAAAAAAAGCCAGATTAGTTCTTGAGCGTTATGAAGGAAATGACCCACTCAAGAAGAAGATTGCCTCGACTTTACTTGAAAGCTTTTTATTTTATTCTGGTTTTTATTTACCCATGTATTGGGCCAGCCGTGCTAAATTGACCAATACAGCTGATCTCATTCGGCTTATCATTCGTGATGAAGCAGTCCATGGTTATTATATAGGTTATAAATTTCAATTAGGGTTTGCAAAACTTGATGAAACCAAAAAGAAGGAAGTTAAGGATTTTGCTTTTAACTTGCTCTTTGACCTTTATAATATTGAATGTAAATATACTGAAGATCTTTATGATGCACTTGGATTGACAGAAGATGTTAAAATTTTTCTTCATTATAATGCAAACAAGGCTTTAATGAATTTAGGTTTTGAAGCTCTTTTCCCGTCTGAGGTTTGTCGTGTTAATCCTGCTATTTTAGCCGCTTTATCACCAAACTCTGATGAAAATCATGATTTTTTTTCAGGAGCTGGCTCTTCTTATGTTATTGGCAAGGCGGTTGCTACCACGGATGATGATTGGGAGTTTTAAGGGTTACATACAAAGAGAAGGGCGCGGGGTATACCGTTTAAGTCTTTGCGCATTTCTAAACATTTGAAGCCATTTTTTTCAAATAAGTCGCAGACTTCTTTTTCTTGAGAGTAGCCGATTTCGACAGCGATAGAACCTTTTTCTTTTAAGTAGTTTGCTGCTTTGTCAGAAAGCTTTCGATAAAAATCAAGACCATCTTTTCCACCAATTAATGCGCGCAAGGGATCATGCAGATGTACTTCCTTTGCAAGCTTTGTGATATCTGTTTCTGGAATATAGGGTGGATTGGAAATAATGAGATCGAATTGCCCTGTAACAGAATCAAACCAATCGCTCAGAAGAGGTGTAAAGCGATTTATAACTTTCGCACTTTTTGCATTTTTTGTGGCTGTTTTAAGAGCGTTTTCAGAAATATCGACAGCTACTGCATAGGATTGGGGAATTTGTTTAAGAATCGCAATGGCAATAGCACCGCTTCCTGTTCCCATATCCAGCAGTGTTATTTTTTCTGATTTTTCACCATATTTTTTGAGGGGTGGTAAAACAAGATCCACCAGCGTTTCTGTATCAGAGCGTGGTTCTAATGTTTCTTGAGAGAGTGCGAAGGATATACCATAAAACTCTCGTTTTCCGATAATACGGTAGACAGGTTCACCAGCAATACGTCGTTGAATGGCTTTTTCTAATTGTAATATTTGTTCAAAAGAGAGGCAAAGATCTGGTTGGAGAACTCTATCAGATATATTTGTATCTGTTATCCATTCGACCAGTATTTTTGCATCAAGATTGGCTTCAGAAACTCCTTGAGAGCGCAATTTTTCTTGAGTTTGTCGAATGACATTGTTGAGAGAATGTTTGTTCATTCATGATGATCCATTTCCATAAGGAGGGCTGTTTGGTGATCGGATATGAGTGCATGAATAAGTTCATCAAGATCTCCTTCTAAAACGCGGTCAAGTTTATAAAGAGTGAGATTAATACGATGATCCGTGACACGTCCTTGTGGAAAATTATAGGTACGAATACGTTCTGAGCGATCACCAGATCCAACTTGGCTTTTACGGGATGCTGAGCGTTCATTTTCCGCTTTTTGTCGTTCAATATCAAATAAGCGTGCACGTAAAATTTGCAGTGCCCGTGCGCGATTTTGATGCTGTGATTTTTCTGCTTGTACGACCATAATCCCAGTTGGAATATGTGTGATACGAACAGCGGAATCCGTTGTATTGACATGCTGTCCTCCTGCTCCAGAGGCACGCATTGTATCAATGCGAATATCTTCTGGACGAATTTCAATATCAATTTCTTCAGCTTCTGGAAGCACTGCAACGGTAGCAGCAGATGTATGGATGCGTCCACCTGTTTCTGTTTCAGGGATGCGTTGCACACGATGAACACCTGATTCAAATTTGAGTTTAGAAAAGACACCTCTCCCTGAAATAGTAGCAATAATTTCTTTATATCCACCAACTTCCCCTTCATTAAGCGAAACAACTTCCACTTTCCAGTTACGAGAAGCGGCATAACGTTCATACATGCGAAAGAGATCACCGGCGAAAAGTGCTGCTTCTGATCCACCTGTCCCGGCTCGAATTTCAACAATGGCGCTTTTTTCATCAGCAACGTCTTTGGGCAAAAGAAGAATCTGAAGCTTTTGCTCAAGTTGTTCCATTTTCTGACATAATAATGGGAGCTCTTCTTGAGCAAGAGTACGCATCTCTACATCTGTGAGTTTATCACTGATGATAGTTTCTAGATCTGTGATCTCTCCGTAAAGAGCATTTAATGCTCGTATGGAACTAACAATTGGTTGCAATTCAGCATATTCAGAAGCTAATTTTACATAAATTTCAGCATTCGGGTTTTTAGCCATTTGGCTTTCAATTATTTCAAAGCGCTTTTCAAGCTGTCTCATACGATCTTGTGGCAAAGAAACCATGATAATATTGGCCTCATTTATTATAATACTTTTGTTGTAATATTAGTGATAGAGTGTTTTATAGCATCCTATAAAAAGGGGTAATAAAGTAGAAAATCTTTCTTGCCAATGGAAACTGCAGGCTTTTAAAGAGAACTTGTGTAAAATCTTGTTTGCAGGAAGAATTTTTTGATGACACATGAGAAACTATAATTTTAAAAATTACGTTTTTTCCCATAAAGTTCAAGGCGGTGATGGATAATATCATAACCAAGGGACTTAGCGATTTCTTCTTGCAACTTTTCAATAATATCAGAATGAAATTCGATAACTTGCCCTGTTTCCAAATCAATGAGATGATCATGGTGGTGCCCATCTGCTTGCTCAAAACGAGAGGGACCACCACTAAAACTATGGCGATGAATCGTCCCATTTCCTTCTAATATCTTCATGGTTCTGTAAACAGTTGAGAGCGAAATACTGGAATCTATTTTGTTAGCACGTTGAAAAATTTCAAATGCATTAGGATGATCTTTTGTGTCGACCAAAATATCAAGAATAATACGTCGTTGACGTGTCACTCTTAAACCTGCAGTGCGTAATTCTTGCTCATAATTTCGCTTTTTATGCATCTTAACTGTTATATTTTTCAGACGAAGGCGCCGTGACAATGTTTGTATTTTTTTTCTGAACCACAAGGACAACGTTCATTCCGTCCCACTTTCCCCCATGTGGTTGAATCACTAGGATTACGATCTTTCGGATTAACGAATTTATTTTCTTGTGATGGTGTCCACAAGGTAGAACTATTTTTTTTATTTTGATCATTCAAAATAGGATCACCAACATCCGTTTGTTCAGGTATGCGCGGTTCTATGGGTTGCTGAATGATCTCGAAACGCATGAGTTTAGAGGTAACGATTCTGCGTAAATTTCTAAGCATGGCTTGAAAGAGTTCAAATGATTCTGTCTTATATTCGTTGAGAGGATCACGTTGTGCATAACCACGAAAACCGACAACGGAACGGAGATGGTCTAAATGTACCAGATGTTCACGCCACAATGTGTCAATGGTTTCAAGTAATACGGCCTTATGGAAATAAGCCATAACTTCTGGAGAGAAGCGTTCAATACGTTCGTTTTCAAGTTTGGTAACAGCATTTGATATACGCTCTAAGATTTGTTCTTCAGCAATTCCATCTTCTTTTGCCCATGTCTCGATTGGCAGTTCAAGATTAAAGAGCTGATGAAGTTCTTCTTGTAGAGCTGTAATGTCCCATTTTTCGCAATACGTTCCAGAGGGAATGTAGGTTTCGACAAGATCTTCAACCACTTCGTTGCGCATTTCGAGAATCATTTCAGTTAAATCCTCTGCGTTCATGATCTCCATACGTTGTTCAAAAATAACTTTGCGCTGATCATTCATCACATCGTCATATTTTAATAAATTTTTACGAATTTCGAAATTTCTTGCTTCAACTTTTTTTTGCGCTTTTTCGATGGCTTTATTAATCCATGGATGAATAATAGCTTCGTTTTCTTTTAATCCAAGTTTTTGCAACATCCCATCCATGCGGTTGGAACCGAAGATTCGCATGAGATCATCTTGAAGAGAGAGAAAAAATTTTGAGCGACCGGGATCGCCTTGGCGACCAGAACGTCCACGTAGTTGGTTATCAATACGGCGACTTTCGTGACGTTCAGTAGCAATAACATAAAGACCACCAGCAGCTAATGCTTTTTCTTTGAGTTGCTTGACGTCTTTTTTAATTTCTTCAATTTTTGCAGTTCGTTCTAGTCCTTCGGGCATATCCTGTAATTCTTGTCGAATGCGCATTTCGATATTACCACCAAGCTGTATATCAGTACCGCGACCAGCCATATTGGTTGCGATAGTTACTGCTCCAGGAACTCCTGCCTGTGCAATAATGTATGCCTCTTGTTCATGATAGCGGGCGTTCAGAACTCTAAAATTGGTAATGCCTTCTTTTCGCAAACGTTCTGCCAATTGTTCTGACTTTTCAATAGAAGTTGTTCCAACAAGAATAGGCTGTCTTTTTTCATGTGCTTGACGAATATCACGTACAATAGCACGATATTTTTCTTCTGCTGTTCGATAGATTTCATCATCTTCATCACGACGCTGTATCGGTAAATTTGTGGGAACTTCGATAACGTCAAGACCATAAATATTACTAAATTCTTCTGCTTCTGTTATAGCAGTACCTGTCATGCCAGAAAGTTTTCTATACATACGGAAATAATTTTGGAAAGTAATGGAAGCAAGAGTCTGATTCTCTGGTTGAATAGCAACGTGCTCTTTTGCTTCTAATGCTTGATGAAGCCCTTCAGAATAACGCCGCCCCGGCATCATACGACCTGTAAATTCATCAATGATAACAATTTCACCATTGCGGACAATGTAATCCTTGTCACGGACAAAGAGCTTATGGGCTTTTAGAGCATTATTGATATGATGGACGATAGCGACATTTTCTATATCGTAGAGACTTTCACCTTTAAGATGCCCTGCCTGTTCGAGCATTTTTTCAATTTTTTCAGTACCAACTTCGGTAAAGGTTGTTGTTTTTTGTTTTTCGTCTATTTCATAGTCTTCTGGAGTTAAGGCAGGGATAAATGTATCAATAAGGTTATAGAAGTCAGTCCGATCTTCTAAAGGACCAGAAATAATAAGAGGAGTACGTGCTTCATCAATGAGGATCGAATCAACTTCATCGACGATTGCATAATGATGCCCACGTTGGACCATTTGACTACGGTCGAAAGCCATATTATCGCGCAGATAATCAAAACCCAATTCATTGTTTGTGGCATAGGTGATATCACATGCATAGGCTGCTCGGCGGGCGTCACTATCAAGATCATGCAAAATCACGCCCGTTGTAAGTCCTAGAAAACCGAAGATTTTTCCCATTGTTTCAGCATCACGATTGGCAAGATAATCGTTTACTGTCACGACATGAACGCCTTTTCCTTCCAATGCGTTGAGATAAATTGGCAAAGTTGCCATTAATGTTTTACCTTCACCGGTGCGCATTTCAGCAATGCCACAATCATGAAGCACCATTCCACCAATGAGCTGTACATCAAAAGGACGCATATCATAAACACGTTTTGCTGCTTCACGGACAGTTGCGAAAGCTTCTGGTAAGAGCAAATCAACGGTTTCACCTTCCACGAGACGTTTACGAAATTCATCGGTTTTTTTGCAAAGCTGTGTATCACTTAACTTCTGGAATTGCTCTTCCAAAACATTAATTTGTTCGGCTTTTTTGCGAAGAACCTTGAGGCGCCGTTCATGAGCTGAACCAAAAAATTTACGTGCAAAGACACCTAAACCGACCATCCCTGGCCCTTTCTTTTATTTGTTGCCACTATTACTGGGTATTTCATATATTATCCCCACACTCTAAATCTCGTAAGGTATTTAATATAACCAAACGCAGATAGTACCATTATACTTGTTGGTGCGCAATTTTTCACTTCAATTATTAAAGTAGAGATAAGGGGATAAGTGCACCATGTCAACTTTAGTAATGCTGTTTAATTATCATATTACAGGGTAACTTAGGGTATAATATGGCATTTTCTATATGATTTTTTCAGTATTATGAGGTAGGGAAGGATAGTCTGAGAAAAGAAAAAAGTTTATGTTTTTTTGAACAAAATTATCAGTTTATTTATCTATGTTTAGAGATTAAAATGCTACAGATAAAAAATTGGGATCTTGAACATGCGTTCATTCTTAAGGAGTATATTTATGAAATTTAATTTTATCACGCTGTTTTTGACATCAACTTTATTGGCAAGCACGAATTTAGGGGTGATGGCCCAAGAAGGCGTGAAGTCTGTGTCGAATGATTTAAAGACTTTGGAGAAAGCTTCTGAAAAAACGGTTGCTCCTTCTCATGTTATGGCAGTTATTGATGGGAAGGAAGTTACAGCAGGGCAATTAGATGAGTTAGCTCTCGAAATAAATCCTGGTTTAGCACGTTTTTCTGATGAACAACGCCGTATAACAGTTTTAAAAGCTTACTTGGATATGCTGGCGCTTGCTAAAGCGGCAATTAAAGAAGGTATCGATAAGAGTGAAACTTACAATAAACGTATGGCAGTTATGCGTGACAATGTTCTTCAGCAGCTTTATTTTAAACAGACAGTTGTTGATCAGATTTCAGATGCTGATTTGGAAACACTTTATAAAAAGGAAGTTGCTGCTTTACCCAAAGAAGATGAGGTTAAAGCACGTCATATTTTGGTCAAAACGAAAAAAGAAGCAGAAGCTATCATTAAGCGTTTAAACAAGGGGGAAAGTTTTGAAGAGATTGCAAAAAAGAATTCAACAGATGGTTCAGCTGCTGTTGGTGGCGATCTTGGTTATTTCAGTCATGGTCAAATGGTAAAGCCTTTTGAAGATGCTGCGTTTGGTTTGAAAGTTGGCGAATACACAAAAAAGCCTGTTGAAAGTCCATTTGGTTGGCATATTATCAAGATAGAAGATCGCCGTGTAAAACAACCTCCTGTATTTGATGATGTGAAAGAGATGTTGCGTACACAACTGATAAAAGAGCGCTACCAAAAACTCATTGCTGATTTGCGTAAAAAGATAGATGTAAAATATCCTGATCCTAATGTTACAAAACTCATGCAATCGCTTAATCAAAATGAAGCGCCGCTTTCGGATGAGACATCCGATGAAGAAGAAGCAGAATAGCATCTTTGAAAGCTAGGCGATTTGATAGATTGGTTTTATTCAAAAAGCCTAGCAGTTGTTTGACACAGGGCATTTATCGGCGGTCATTTCATCTATTGTCGTGGAAAGCATAGTGTGGCTTTAGAAATATCTCGTTTGTTTCCTCAAAATATACAGGAGCTTCCTTCATTATCTGGTGTGCGGATAGCAACAGCTGAAGCTGGGATTAAATATAAAGATCGTACGGATCTTCTTTTTATCGTATTTGATAAGTCAGCAAGTGTGGCAGGTGTTTTTACGCGCTCAAAATGCCCATCTGCTCCTGTAGAGCATTGTCGTATATCACTTCCTCATGGAGTTGCTCGAGGTGTTGTTGTTAATTCTGGCAATGCAAACGCTTTTACGGGACGCAAAGGAAAGCAAACAGTAGATACAATAATATGTGCTGCTGCGAATGCTTTAAAGGTTAAAAAAAATGAGATTTTTATAGCTTCTACAGGTGTTATTGGTGAGCCGATGGAGGCATCGAGTATTGTAAATCTTTTACCAAGTATGGCT
Coding sequences within it:
- a CDS encoding metal ABC transporter solute-binding protein, Zn/Mn family, translated to MPRLIQKLVLLGVFLLLVLFSFSASAYNKIRVIASFSILADLVKNVGGDHISMITFVGPNANTHTYEPTPRDAQELKKAHIIFINGLHLEGFIDRLITASGTKALVVEVSANISPLEIKNQEQSAQHRHSNIDPHAWQTIPNVEIYIKNIATAFCKIDQQFCATYSKNANSYIQKLKEKQETFKTKIATIPKDKRIIITSHDAFGYFAQEYGFTILAPQGISTEAEATAADVAKLIKQIKANKATALFVENISNPRLIEQISKETSLQIGGTLYSDALSNKNGPAATYLDMMEHNVKTIIDAITKH
- a CDS encoding metal ABC transporter permease, translated to MYAFFLAPFVDFHFMQSALIGSILLSISACPVGVFLMLRGMSLVGDAVSHAILPGVAIAFLFCGFSLISMTLGGILAGIIVALATALISRNSFQKEDASMTVFYLIALAAGVIIVSLKDSTIDLLHLLFGSVLAIDTQALLLITTIMLITVCNLCIFWRALVVESFDPLFFKSLSPLSKYIHVSLLGLVVLNLVGGFQSLGTLLSVGIMMIPAITARFWLSRLGPICILSTLLGIVASICGLLLSFHLSLPSGPAIIIAAGFIYLFSCFISPRGFIVSWFPNLFYTFLPTLRK
- a CDS encoding ABC transporter ATP-binding protein, translated to MNLHFNDATLGYGNRIAIENFSAKLKAGSLVAIMGDNGAGKSTLLKAIVGLIKPLKGKITKPKKSRIAYLAQQCNIDQTFPIDVRALVKTGLWSFCGLWKNQRPYYSKIQNALEIVGLTAFATRSLDTLSSGQLQRALFARIIVQDADLILLDEPFNGVDRKTQKDLLTLIAHWQKQGRTVLTALHDPLIVQEYFPQMIQINKQNAFYGETTQFFSDTIHQAISPVISNSFRISVLKQYLPFNDSCSIGL
- the nrdH gene encoding glutaredoxin-like protein NrdH is translated as MPVTIYSKPSCVQCDATRRAFDAKGINYRVVDISRDEQAYSFVQSLGYRQVPVVVCGENHWSGFRPDMISGLCV
- the nrdI gene encoding class Ib ribonucleoside-diphosphate reductase assembly flavoprotein NrdI, with the translated sequence MGLIVYYSSATGNTEYFVSQLDQRLFKIDKKKPSMLVDEPYVLVVPTYADGEGKMAVPKAVIRFLNEDENRKLIRGVIGGGNRNFGRYYSLASKIIAEKCFVPCLYRFELRGTEEDIICVKKGLERFWKQLV
- the nrdE gene encoding class 1b ribonucleoside-diphosphate reductase subunit alpha translates to METVGIEQSQKSDQITDYHALNAMLNLYDENGHIQFDMDRLAARQYFLQHVNQNTVFFHNLKEKIDYLIEEGYYEKALFELYDFSFIKKLFKRAYAFKFRFPTFLGAFKYYTSYTLKTFDGKRYLERYEDRICLVALYLAQGNKALAESFVDEIITGRFQPATPTFLNAGKKQRGELVSCFLLRVEDNMESIGRSVNSALQLSKRGGGVALCLTNLREAGAPIKQIENQSSGVLPVMKLLEDSFSYANQLGARQGAGAVYLHAHHLDIMKFLDTKRENADEKVRIKTLSLGVIIPDITFELARNNEDMYLFSSYDIERVTGKPFSDISLTEHYRSFVDNAKIRKKKISARVFFQTLAEIQFESGYPYILFEDTANRANPIAGRINMSNLCSEILQVNEASELEADLTYRTVGSDISCNLGSMNIAKAMDSDDFGRTVEAAVRALTAVSDMSNIACVPSIAKGNAESHAIGLGQMNLHGFLAREQIYYGSPEAIDFTNIYFYIVAYHAIRVSNLIARERQKMFVGFEKSAYADGSFFAKYIEQEWKPQFSLVQELFARNNIVIPDQKDWQELKKLVIEYGLYNRNLQAVPPTGSISYINHATSSIHPIASKIEIRKEGKIGRVYYPAPYMDNTNLDFYQDAYEIGPEKIIDTYAAATQHVDQGLSLTLFFPDTATTRDINRAQIYAWKKGIKSIYYVRLRQVALSGTEVDGCVSCSL